In a single window of the Phoenix dactylifera cultivar Barhee BC4 unplaced genomic scaffold, palm_55x_up_171113_PBpolish2nd_filt_p 000480F, whole genome shotgun sequence genome:
- the LOC120106154 gene encoding uncharacterized protein LOC120106154 isoform X2, which produces MVNGKRLSLVDKLNTPVCRADRTIDSKITTEEELREYSPCLLENTMEQSNNKFDKGKDASAGLDGHMEEEGDDMQLDVLISDQPDTGVEDPTSGCRVPIGTEGLARPYDEAAIPAQEVVVDVGASKGIILVPQT; this is translated from the exons ATGGTAAATGGCAAAAGATTGAGTTTGGTGGATAAATTGAACACACCGGTTTGTCGAGCAGATAGAACTATTGACAGTAAGATTACAACAGAAGAAGAGCTAAGAGAATATTCCCCATGCTTGCTTGAAAATACCATGGAGCAAAGCAACAATAAATTTGATAAGGGAAAAGATGCATCTGCTGGACTTGATGGCCATATGGAAGAGGAG GGCGATGATATGCAGCTGGATGTTTTAATCTCTGATCAGCCAGATACTGGAGTTGAAGATCCAACTTCTGGTTGTAGGGTTCCCATTGGAACAGAAGGCTTGGCTCGCCCATATG ATGAG GCGGCCATTCCAGCACAAGAAGTGGTAGTTGATGTGGGGGCTTCTAAAGGTATAATTTTGGTGCCGCAGACTTGA
- the LOC120106154 gene encoding uncharacterized protein LOC120106154 isoform X1 — translation MVNGKRLSLVDKLNTPVCRADRTIDSKITTEEELREYSPCLLENTMEQSNNKFDKGKDASAGLDGHMEEEGDDMQLDVLISDQPDTGVEDPTSGCRVPIGTEGLARPYGSDMPQNHSSYGIDIDANLHGPDDVLQDEAAIPAQEVVVDVGASKGIILVPQT, via the exons ATGGTAAATGGCAAAAGATTGAGTTTGGTGGATAAATTGAACACACCGGTTTGTCGAGCAGATAGAACTATTGACAGTAAGATTACAACAGAAGAAGAGCTAAGAGAATATTCCCCATGCTTGCTTGAAAATACCATGGAGCAAAGCAACAATAAATTTGATAAGGGAAAAGATGCATCTGCTGGACTTGATGGCCATATGGAAGAGGAG GGCGATGATATGCAGCTGGATGTTTTAATCTCTGATCAGCCAGATACTGGAGTTGAAGATCCAACTTCTGGTTGTAGGGTTCCCATTGGAACAGAAGGCTTGGCTCGCCCATATGGTAGTGACATGCCTCAAAATCATAGTAGTTATGGAATTGATATTGATGCTAACTTACATGGTCCTGACGATGTTTTGCAAGATGAG GCGGCCATTCCAGCACAAGAAGTGGTAGTTGATGTGGGGGCTTCTAAAGGTATAATTTTGGTGCCGCAGACTTGA
- the LOC120106153 gene encoding uncharacterized protein LOC120106153 produces the protein MAAENERPDLEDPFADCSILSFLPRNLGAHLYASEAQEEEAIRNLFKSMDQALKGSKEFLEQAQQIKKSCSNFPSPHPEDGDKAIAADGKDRPQGRRPALGRKRAQFSLKLNSSHSVPKMDSDSGIDHIEDPEEYFLAFEQLENADKELKKLRGEVSTDPLEHHQSPTARKRRPGILGKTASYKHHFPAKVDTAEVFMESQEEISDKKTFSPSNTSIIAASSNILRPRTVDQPETSQSRKTNSELLDAVERQGSVTDRVKKVNDLLDKLLISFKDLDEAEGVTLLRESLHIKSINVGKVHLPELQTVQKNAVRTLKGRVMRKELEGCQFPQNSSTIARSPLAAISTLQRCISLNDPLEDPYSVPPIDDAPISRYSSRSKGEDENYLSPPADIAITIGMIQLLVMLPVQ, from the exons ATGGCCGCTGAGAACGAGCGCCCCGACCTCGAAGATCCCTTCGCGGACTGCTCcatcctctctttcctccctcgAAACCTTGGAGCTCATCTCTATGCCTCGGAGGCGCAGGAAGAGGAGGCGATCCGAAATCTCTTCAAATCCATG GACCAGGCATTGAAGGGCTCAAAGGAGTTTCTGGAACAGGCACAACAAATCAAGAAGAGTTGTTCCAACTTTCCAAGTCCACATCCTGAGGATGGAGACAAAGCCATTGCTGCAGACGGCAAGGACCGTCCCCAAGGACGAAGACCAGCATTGGGTCGCAAACGGGCTCAGTTTTCTTTAAAGCTCAACTCAAG TCATTCTGTACCAAAAATGGACTCTGATTCTGGTATAGATCACATCGAAGACCCAGAGGAGTATTTCTTGGCCTTTGAGCAGCTTGAAA ATGCTGATAAAGAGTTGAAGAAACTAAGGGGAGAGGTGTCTACTGATCCGCTCGAGCATCACCAGTCCCCAACAGCTCGGAAACGCCGTCCTGGAATTTTGGG GAAGACAGCAAGCTATAAACATCATTTTCCTGCTAAAGTTGATACTGCCGAGGTCTTCATGGAATCGCAAGAAGAAATTTCTGATAAAAAAACTTTTAGCCCATCCAACACTTCGATTATTGCTGCTTCAAGTAATATTTTGCGTCCTAGAACAGTTGACCAACCTGAGACTTCACAATCCAGGAAAACAAATAGTGAACTCCTTGATGCTGTAGAAAGACAAG GTTCTGTGACTGACAGGGTGAAAAAGGTCAATGATCTTTTAGATAAATTGTTGATTTCATTTAAAGATTTGGATGAAGCTGAAGGGGTAACTCTGTTGCGGGAGAGCTTGCATATCAAGTCAATTAATGTAGGCAAAGTGCATCTCCCTGAGTTGCAGACTGTTCAGAAGAATGCCGTTAGAACACTCAAAGGTAGAGTGATGAGAAAGGAGTTAGAGGGCTGCCAATTTccacaaaattcatcaaccatagCAAGAAGTCCACTTGCTGCAATTTCAACCTTGCAGAGGTGCATATCGCTGAACGATCCATTGGAAGATCCATACTCAGTGCCTCCTATTGATGATGCACCGATTTCCAGATATTCTTCTAGAAGTAAAGGCGAAGATGAGAACTATCTTTCACCTCCTGCTGACATTGCCATCACGATAGGAATGATTCAATTGCTGGTGATGCTTCCAGTCCAGTGA